Sequence from the Pseudomonas sp. 7SR1 genome:
GGCGAGGATACTGGGTCAACGGGTTCTGCATCGCATATTGATTGGGTTCTCGGCGTGTGGACATCGAGGTTCTCCTTTCTGCGGGCAAGGTGAACCGGGACGTAATCGCCCCGGCCTTGAATATGAGTCAAGCCTTGGATCAGCGGCTGGCCTGGAGCGCCCTGGCCATTTCCAGATGGGTCTGCAACTTGGGCAAGGTCTCGTCGGCGAACGCCTTGATCTCCGGCACGTTGGTGGTCTGGGCCTCCTGTTGGATCTGCGCGATGGCTTCCTCGGTGGCCTTGACCTGGCTGGCGGCGTAGGCCGCCTCGAACGATTCGCCTTCCTGGACTTGCGGTATCAGGGTCTTGGCCTTCTCGGCCACCGCTTCCCTGGGCTCGACGGGCAGGTCGAGTTTTTTCGCAATCTTGGCCAGGTGCTGGTTGGCCGTGGTGCGGTCGTTGATCACCATGATGGTGTAATCCTTGACCTCCCTGGATTCGGCTTTCCCGTGGGCCATGCGGCTGGCCTCGATGTCGGCCATGCCTTTGGCTGAGGCATCGTTGATGAATTCGGTCGGCGATTGGGCCCAGGCACTGTTGGCACCCAGGCCCATCAGCACGACAAGACTGCTGGTGCGTAAAAAGGTGGCCATCCGGCTCATGGTCGCGCCCTCCTCGAAGTAAAAGTCCCGGCAGGTTTTCCTGCCTCTGAATCAGAACCACCGGTGACATTCAGCGAGACGTCTGACCCGGCTTGCGGCCGATTTCGACTTTTGACGGGTGCTTATCGACGCTCATGATGGTGGTTCTCCCACTTTTGCGACCCGCTTCAGACACCTTCGTTCGATCGTGAACGATGTTTCCCGGATAATTGCTTCGTGAACCTGGCATGGTCCGGCCCTCCAGATACATGGATGTCACGAGCACTGCTCGCCTGACATTCGAAAGGAAAACGGGCTGGAAGGTTTTGCCGAAGCCGACGGCGTCACGACGAACGGTGACACCGGGTCAGAGGCCGAGGGCCTTGTGATTGTGGCGCTTGGCAGCGTACATCGCCTCGTCGGCGTGGCGGAACAGGGCCACGTCTTCACTGCCATGGTCTGGAAAACAGGCCACGCCGATACTGGGCTCGATGCTCAGGCTGTGTCCGTCCAGGCGCAGCGGCTGGCTCAGTGCATGACGGATCTTTTCCTGGACACGGCGCGCATCGTCCAGGGCCTGGATGCTATGGAGCAGCACCACGAACTCGTCGCCGCCAATGCGCGCCACGGTATCGCTCTCACGGATGCAGCCCTGCAGTCGGCTGGCCACCGCTTGCAGCAGCAGATCGCCCACACCGTGGCCGAAAGTGTCATTGACCTGCTTGAACCGATCCAGGTCGATATACAGCAAGGCCATGCGTCCCGACACCGCACGGGCGCTGGCCAGCGCAGCCTTGAACCGCTCACGCAGCAATTCGCGGTTGGGTATCTGGGTCAACTGATCGTATTGCGCCATGCGCTGCAAGCGGGCATGCAGGCGCTGGCGTTCGATGGCGATGGTGAGCTGCGCACAGACATATTGCAGCAGCTCCTTGTCCTGCTCGGTATAGCGCTCGTCGTCCTGGGCGCTCTTGACGATCAGCGCCCCGATCGTGCCGTTCTGGGCATTGAGCGGCACTCCCAGCCAACAGGGTGCGCCCGGCTGTGTCGCCAGGTCACGCAAACCCGATGGCAGCGAGTCGCGATCAGAGGTCAGCAGGATCGGCTGGCCGCTGCGAATCACTTCTGCGCACAACCGCCCGGTCACCGTATCCGGCAACTCGGGCTGCCCTTCCCGGCCGTCGACGTGATAAGCGAAATCCAGCTGGGCACATTGCTCGTCGTACAGCGCTACCGAGAAATTCAGCGCCGGCAGCCACTCACCGATGATCAGGTGAATGCGCTTGAACAACCCCAGCAGATCCGCCGCGGCATGGGCCGCTTCGGAGATCGCATACAGCGCCGCCTGCCGGGACTCGGCCTGCTTGCGCTCGGTGATGTCCCGCGCCACGGCGATCCGCAGTTGGTCCTGTGACGACCAGCGTGCCGACCAGAGAATGTGCGCCACCCGACCGTCCTTGCGCAGGTAACGGTTCTCGAAGTTGAACTTGGGGTCTCCCCCCATGATTTCCCGCGCGGCGTCGAGGGTTCGCTGGCGGTCGTCGGGGTGTACCAGCTCGATCATGGACCGACCGATCAGTTCCCGGGGTGTATAGCCGAAAATGCGCTCACAGGCGGCACTGACGAACACGAACCGACCATGGGCGTCTACGGCGCACACAGCGTCCAGCAGGAGGTCGAGGTAACTGGCCAGCGGCGTGGCATTAGGGGTATCCATGGAGCTGAACGCCATCCGGAGAATGCAGTCATGTGCGAATCCGATGATCCGGCGCGCAATATATGATGAGGATAGCGCAGTCATTCAGGCCCTCCGGAAAAATGATTGCGTTAAGCCATCTTTCCCCGACAGAAGGCCTTGTCACGGCACCGTGAAGAACTCCATGCCGGCGTAAGGCGCCTGCCGACAGGCCTTCAGACGCGACGCCAGGTCGCCCACATGAAGTTCGAGCTTGTGCCCGTCCGGGTCCAGGAAATAGAACGAATCGCCTTCGCTGCGATTGTCCCGCCACGATGCGACCCCGGCCGCCTTGAGCCGCGCCACCAGACGCGGGAAACCCTCGGCCGCCAGGCTGAACGCGTAATGGGTGTAATCCGCCGCCGGCCCGGTCGTGCGTAATGGGTCGAGGGACAGGCACAACCACAAGCCCGGCAAAGACAGATAGGCCCCGCTGTCCCAGCGCGCCTCGAGACGAAACTGCAACAGGTCGCGA
This genomic interval carries:
- a CDS encoding sensor domain-containing protein; translated protein: MDTPNATPLASYLDLLLDAVCAVDAHGRFVFVSAACERIFGYTPRELIGRSMIELVHPDDRQRTLDAAREIMGGDPKFNFENRYLRKDGRVAHILWSARWSSQDQLRIAVARDITERKQAESRQAALYAISEAAHAAADLLGLFKRIHLIIGEWLPALNFSVALYDEQCAQLDFAYHVDGREGQPELPDTVTGRLCAEVIRSGQPILLTSDRDSLPSGLRDLATQPGAPCWLGVPLNAQNGTIGALIVKSAQDDERYTEQDKELLQYVCAQLTIAIERQRLHARLQRMAQYDQLTQIPNRELLRERFKAALASARAVSGRMALLYIDLDRFKQVNDTFGHGVGDLLLQAVASRLQGCIRESDTVARIGGDEFVVLLHSIQALDDARRVQEKIRHALSQPLRLDGHSLSIEPSIGVACFPDHGSEDVALFRHADEAMYAAKRHNHKALGL
- a CDS encoding DUF4142 domain-containing protein yields the protein MSRMATFLRTSSLVVLMGLGANSAWAQSPTEFINDASAKGMADIEASRMAHGKAESREVKDYTIMVINDRTTANQHLAKIAKKLDLPVEPREAVAEKAKTLIPQVQEGESFEAAYAASQVKATEEAIAQIQQEAQTTNVPEIKAFADETLPKLQTHLEMARALQASR
- the fos gene encoding fosfomycin resistance glutathione transferase translates to MLSGLNHLTLAVTELDRSVGFYRDLLQFRLEARWDSGAYLSLPGLWLCLSLDPLRTTGPAADYTHYAFSLAAEGFPRLVARLKAAGVASWRDNRSEGDSFYFLDPDGHKLELHVGDLASRLKACRQAPYAGMEFFTVP